The following DNA comes from Vespa crabro chromosome 25, iyVesCrab1.2, whole genome shotgun sequence.
ttattataataatttaatatatttattaatacaaaaagataaataataattagaagtatttatttaaaaaatcacaattattttcgtaatactatataaacaattgagaaaaataatatttatttgtaaattttaaaataacagATATAATAGACATATTAATGTTTCTAATATACAGcgcatttttttgttattaattgaatatatttgttatagaaATTCAAATCATTCATTctgttatatataatcattcgtTTACGAAACGATTCATAATGATACAAAAATCTtccctgaaaaaaaaataggcaatgtaagattattatcaaaaattgtaatattccaaaaaattaacatctccaatatttatattaaccaTTGACTTTTTCTGATAAATGAATGAACCAACGGTGGCATAAATCCATTAAATTTACAAACAATAGAAGTTCCATATGCACCCATGTCATTCCATACTAGCCAATCTCCTATATGAAATTCTGGCAATAATACGTCTTTGATGATACAATCACCGGAATCACAAGTTGGGCCCCATAAAGTAGAATAGTATTTCTTATCAGATACGGGCTGCAACAAATTAACTttctacaatatataatatatgatatataaatatacatatacataaataatttaaatatattaaatcaattatatacATTGAACAATGAATTTGGGCGAcgtgattttaatttatacaattCTTCTATAAACCCACTATAAACTCCGCAGCTAACATAATACATCTGTTTCAAACTATTTCCCACAGATACAGTTTTCTTAGAATGAACGAAACTAGCCAAAGTAAATGCTGATGTTACGTAGTATCTACCGGGTTCGCTTATGATTTCTATAGTAGGATCTATGTCTTTGATtgcattattaatcatatgtGAAATCTAAACAAAATACGAAGAtaactattaatatatttcatatatatatacattcaaaaGTATCATCGTAATAATCAAACCTCATCGATTTGAAATTCTCTTTCCCCAGGGAATCCACCAccaatatcaattaatttgatatcATTACATTGAATCGATTTAGCAAAAGTAATCAATTCCTTACATATGTCAATTCCACGTACGTACGCATTAAATTCGACACATGGACTACCAACGTGAAAACTAAAtccatataaaattaaatctaaaTCCTTTGTAAGTTGTATTAATTCTTTTGCTTCATCGCCTGGTTCACATCCAAATTTAATGCCAAGTTTGAGGCATCTAGCTACAGTAGAATTGCCGTCGCAACGAAAGCGAATAACTATTctattaagaacaatatttgTCTGAATTATCGACATCACATAAG
Coding sequences within:
- the LOC124432486 gene encoding ornithine decarboxylase-like is translated as MPFISDSTGLYIEPLALTVECRLKMSSINIQEIHLYEDEIEEYDIIKKIISTRDQEDAFYIFDLGVIIKKHQDWIKKLPRVVPFYAIKCNTHPMVIKLLAAMNANFDCASKQEVQQVMQLNVSPDRIIFANPTKFPSHIKFAKSVGVEKMTVDSKYELYKIKKLFPEAKIVIRFRCDGNSTVARCLKLGIKFGCEPGDEAKELIQLTKDLDLILYGFSFHVGSPCVEFNAYVRGIDICKELITFAKSIQCNDIKLIDIGGGFPGEREFQIDEISHMINNAIKDIDPTIEIISEPGRYYVTSAFTLASFVHSKKTVSVGNSLKQMYYVSCGVYSGFIEELYKLKSRRPNSLFNPVSDKKYYSTLWGPTCDSGDCIIKDVLLPEFHIGDWLVWNDMGAYGTSIVCKFNGFMPPLVHSFIRKSQWEDFCIIMNRFVNE